From Scylla paramamosain isolate STU-SP2022 chromosome 18, ASM3559412v1, whole genome shotgun sequence, one genomic window encodes:
- the LOC135109054 gene encoding oplophorus-luciferin 2-monooxygenase non-catalytic subunit-like isoform X2 translates to MKLHLVVMVVTVVATSGRSSISEFQGTNKSQFAISCPNDADIRPCECTVSLDGFSLDMDCSKVQDEDQLEAVFQADFPTSAFRRFTIHQNKQLRILRDGTFKLVTFEEIWITDGILEKIEDAALSNSASTARSLIFNINNISVFPFSTLNNFKELLSLDLRVNNLQGFPKLTSSTLQVLYLSHNPLGGLPVDAFAGTPSIIDLHLSNTEIPQILPGTLEALPNLRNVGLGNNHLKELAQNSVQCNSNTGLVDLGYNELRTVHPNAFPDRKKASCQFVQCEAHIGWNSNRECR, encoded by the exons ATGAAGCTCCatttggtagtgatggtggtgacggtggtggcgaCAAGTGGTAGATCCTCCATTTCTGAGTTCCAAGGCACCAATAAATCCCAGTTTGCCATATCTTGTCCAAACGATGCTGACATCCGCCCCTGTGAATGCACTGTTTCCTTAGACGGCTTCTCATTGGATATGGATTGTTCAAAGGTGCAGGACGAAGATCAGCTTGAAGCAGTATTCCAAGCTGATTTTCCAACCAGTGCTTTCCGCCGATTCACAATTCATCAGAACAAACAGCTGCGAATCCTTCGTGACGGCACTTTCAAACTTGTTACTTTCGAAGAGATATGGATCACTGATGGAATCTTGGAAAAGATTGAAGATGCTGCCCTTTCTAACAGCGCCTCCACAGCACGTAGTTTAATtttcaatattaataatatctccgtctttcctttctctacctTGAACAATTTCAAGGAGCTTTTGTCTCTCGATTTGAGGGTAAACAACTTGCAAGGATTTCCAAAGCTCACTTCCTCAACCCTTCAGGTCCTATACCTCTCACATAATCCTCTTGGCGGCCTCCCTGTTGACGCTTTCGCTGGCACACCGTCCATAATTGACCTCCATCTTTCCAATACTGAAATCCCACAGATCCTTCCAG GAACTTTAGAAGCTCTCCCCAACCTACGCAATGTTGGCCTTGGCAACAACCATCTAAAGGAGTTGGCGCAAAATTCTGTGCAGTGCAACAGTAATACAGGTTTGGTGGATCTTGGTTACAACGAGTTGCGAACAGTACATCCCAACGCCTTCCCAG